From the Methanobrevibacter sp. genome, one window contains:
- a CDS encoding ABC transporter permease has translation MIKKTDDKKQWFLYPANLRVKTIIIIVLSLFVILSIFVSSYFIGNIPTNFVNANQMPSINHLFGTDWMGRDMFQRTVAGLGLSLTVGFIASIVSTFISIVLGLFSSFNKFTDETVAGIIDLFGSIPHILLIILVSIMFGGGVLGVVMGVGLTHWTPLARVLRSEIKEIKTKEYISLSEKLGKTKMWIAIKHILPLVISQIIVGVILMFPHAIMHEAAITFLGFGLPPHEPAIGVILSESMNYLSSGYWWLAFYPGMSLLLVVLLFDLIGENVEKLLNPETAHK, from the coding sequence ATGATTAAGAAAACTGATGATAAAAAACAATGGTTTTTATATCCTGCAAATCTTAGAGTAAAGACTATAATTATTATTGTTCTTTCTTTATTTGTCATTTTAAGCATATTTGTCTCTAGTTACTTTATTGGTAATATCCCAACGAATTTTGTTAATGCTAATCAGATGCCTTCCATTAATCATTTATTCGGTACTGATTGGATGGGAAGGGATATGTTCCAAAGAACTGTTGCAGGTCTTGGATTAAGTTTGACTGTAGGGTTTATTGCATCAATTGTTAGTACTTTCATTTCTATTGTTCTGGGATTGTTTTCTAGCTTCAATAAATTTACAGATGAAACAGTTGCAGGAATAATTGATTTATTTGGCTCAATACCTCATATTCTTTTAATTATTCTTGTTTCAATAATGTTTGGTGGAGGTGTGTTGGGTGTTGTTATGGGTGTAGGTTTAACTCATTGGACGCCTCTTGCAAGAGTTTTAAGATCAGAAATTAAAGAAATTAAAACTAAAGAATATATTTCATTGTCTGAAAAACTAGGAAAAACAAAAATGTGGATAGCAATAAAACATATTCTGCCATTAGTCATATCGCAGATTATTGTTGGCGTAATTCTCATGTTTCCTCATGCAATCATGCACGAAGCTGCTATTACGTTTCTTGGATTTGGTTTACCTCCTCATGAACCTGCTATTGGTGTGATTTTATCTGAATCAATGAATTACTTATCATCTGGATATTGGTGGTTAGCATTTTATCCTGGTATGTCATTATTGCTAGTTGTATTATTGTTTGATTTAATCGGGGAAAATGTTGAGAAATTACTCAATCCTGAAACTGCACATAAATAA
- a CDS encoding glutamate synthase-related protein has translation MIYKCLICGHIHNEEDTGVLLKDLDKCPTCKQEISNFIEFENSKPDTDFKKETLNLNYPEEFARNDESIRHMDTIHQMAISGESIVSSMYTELSMPDWEDILILGCQLNPPPLESSIDVKTKTIIGKNAKKPLVIETPVYIAHMSFGALSRESKIALSKGSASVKTAQCSGEGGILPEEMENAYKYIFEYVPNKYSVNDENLKNSDAIEIKIGQSTKPGLGGQLQGEKVTSEIAEIRNKPAGHDIHSPATIPEINSKEDLKELVLHLRKKSGGRPIGLKFAAGRIEDDLEHACYAEPDFITIDGRGGSTGASPKIIRDSTSVPTIYALSRARKYLDENRSDIALTITGGLRISSDFAKALAMGADAIAVGTGALIASACQQYKICHTGYCPVGVATQNPENRERFKIEAAAKRVENYLKVSTEELKQFARITGHDNVHDLNINDLCTINSEISEYTNIKHA, from the coding sequence ATGATATATAAATGTCTTATTTGTGGCCACATTCATAATGAAGAAGATACCGGCGTGTTATTAAAAGATTTAGATAAATGCCCTACATGCAAACAAGAAATATCAAATTTTATTGAATTTGAAAATTCAAAGCCCGACACTGATTTTAAAAAAGAAACATTGAACTTGAATTATCCGGAAGAGTTTGCCCGCAATGATGAAAGTATTAGGCACATGGATACAATACATCAGATGGCAATTTCAGGCGAATCCATAGTGTCTTCAATGTATACCGAATTATCAATGCCCGACTGGGAGGATATTCTAATTTTAGGATGTCAGCTAAATCCTCCACCTTTAGAATCAAGTATTGATGTTAAAACAAAAACCATAATTGGAAAAAATGCCAAAAAACCGTTAGTCATTGAAACTCCTGTTTATATCGCCCACATGTCCTTTGGAGCATTGTCAAGAGAAAGTAAAATTGCCCTTTCTAAGGGAAGTGCCAGTGTTAAAACAGCCCAGTGCAGTGGAGAAGGAGGAATTTTACCTGAAGAAATGGAAAACGCTTATAAATATATTTTTGAGTATGTTCCAAATAAGTATTCTGTAAATGATGAAAACCTGAAAAACTCTGATGCCATTGAAATAAAAATAGGTCAATCTACAAAACCGGGTTTAGGTGGTCAACTGCAAGGCGAAAAGGTAACTTCCGAAATTGCTGAAATTAGAAATAAACCTGCAGGCCATGATATCCACTCCCCTGCTACAATTCCCGAAATCAACTCAAAAGAGGACTTAAAAGAACTTGTTTTACATTTAAGAAAAAAATCCGGAGGAAGGCCAATCGGATTAAAATTTGCTGCCGGAAGAATTGAAGATGATTTGGAGCATGCCTGTTATGCCGAACCGGATTTTATCACCATTGACGGCAGAGGCGGATCTACCGGCGCCAGTCCGAAAATTATTCGTGACTCAACATCCGTTCCTACAATTTATGCTTTAAGCAGGGCCCGAAAATATTTGGATGAAAACAGAAGCGACATTGCATTAACAATCACAGGAGGTTTGCGCATTTCATCAGATTTTGCTAAAGCTTTGGCTATGGGTGCTGATGCAATAGCTGTTGGAACCGGTGCACTGATTGCCTCTGCATGCCAGCAATATAAGATTTGCCACACAGGATATTGTCCTGTAGGCGTTGCTACTCAAAATCCTGAAAATCGCGAAAGATTTAAAATAGAAGCAGCTGCAAAAAGAGTTGAAAACTACTTAAAAGTTTCAACAGAGGAATTGAAACAGTTTGCAAGAATTACCGGACATGACAATGTGCATGATTTAAACATAAATGATTTATGCACAATAAACTCCGAAATATCCGAATACACAAATATCAAACATGCATAA
- the truA gene encoding tRNA pseudouridine(38-40) synthase TruA: protein MKRTALKIGYIGTNFHGFQRQPDLRTVEEELIYHLRKLNYIDDLKKSRFRIAGRTDAGVHSLGNVISFQSEKEVRVNEINNSLPDDIQILASAPVRYAFKPRYAQMRQYRYMLFQDLDVDKLNECAELFKGTHNFTNFTKRFQKTTTRTIEDIKINRVDLNDCHKKEFPNLHDTISPIFVDIYGESFLWNMVRKMMRVFVDVAIGKMDLDDVERLLNPDGEEPRAYIKVMEAEYLILMDIQYDGIKFKYDDYACERFRRNLVDSLSDLQKRYAIRESMIKSLQDLH, encoded by the coding sequence ATGAAGAGAACAGCACTTAAAATTGGATATATTGGAACTAATTTCCACGGGTTTCAACGCCAGCCTGATTTGAGAACGGTCGAAGAGGAATTAATCTATCATTTGCGCAAACTTAATTATATTGACGATTTAAAAAAGTCCAGATTCAGAATTGCCGGAAGAACCGATGCAGGGGTTCACAGTTTAGGTAATGTAATCAGCTTTCAATCTGAAAAAGAGGTTAGAGTAAATGAAATTAACAATTCGCTACCTGATGATATACAAATCCTTGCCAGCGCTCCTGTTCGTTATGCTTTTAAACCGAGATACGCTCAAATGAGACAATACAGGTACATGCTGTTCCAGGATTTGGATGTTGATAAATTAAATGAATGTGCTGAATTGTTTAAAGGAACTCATAATTTCACTAATTTTACAAAAAGATTTCAAAAAACCACTACAAGAACTATTGAAGATATTAAAATCAATAGGGTGGACTTAAATGATTGTCATAAAAAGGAATTCCCAAATCTTCACGATACAATTTCTCCAATTTTTGTAGATATTTACGGAGAGTCATTTTTATGGAATATGGTAAGAAAAATGATGAGGGTTTTTGTTGACGTGGCTATTGGCAAGATGGATTTGGATGATGTTGAAAGATTGTTAAATCCTGATGGGGAGGAACCGAGAGCATATATTAAAGTTATGGAAGCGGAATATCTGATTTTAATGGATATTCAATATGATGGAATCAAATTCAAATATGATGATTATGCCTGCGAGAGATTTAGGCGGAATTTAGTTGATTCGCTATCTGATTTGCAAAAGAGATATGCAATCAGAGAATCAATGATAAAAAGTTTACAGGATTTGCATTAG
- the wecB gene encoding non-hydrolyzing UDP-N-acetylglucosamine 2-epimerase — MKIATILGTRPEIIKMAPIIDEISHRDINQIILHTGQHYDEEMSDNFFKDLDISTPDYNIHVGSGTHGKQTGLMMKGIEEVLLEEKPDIVLVQGDTNAVLAGALVASKLHIAIGHVEAGLRSFDMTMPEELNRRVADVCSTLYFVPTEESAVNLLAEGFSRKNLFITGNTVVDACFRHLKIAEKRGFEDESLKKLNINKMDNILTLTMHRAENVDDRARVSEIIGALRELDDMNIIFPIHPRTKNALEKFGLFDELNNLEHVHIIKPLGYLDFLLLTSLSTLILTDSGGLQEEAIILNIPALTLRYNTERPETVTAGGNILVGCDKKAIVGNALKIINDKGFADKMKNAVNPYGQGDSAKLTLDAIEKYYSRGLLNISAPENVMLSFSRKMTKIDEGISVEEFETKENALVHMVFDGERMIFPDDKLNLNGMMVYYDKRE, encoded by the coding sequence ATGAAAATAGCAACTATTTTGGGAACAAGACCAGAAATTATTAAGATGGCTCCTATTATTGATGAAATCTCTCATAGAGATATTAATCAAATTATTTTACACACCGGCCAACATTATGATGAGGAAATGTCTGATAATTTCTTTAAAGACTTGGATATTTCAACTCCGGATTATAATATTCATGTTGGCTCTGGAACTCATGGAAAACAAACAGGTTTGATGATGAAAGGCATTGAGGAAGTTCTTCTTGAAGAAAAACCAGATATTGTCTTAGTTCAAGGCGATACTAATGCAGTTTTAGCAGGGGCTCTTGTTGCATCTAAACTGCACATTGCAATTGGTCATGTTGAGGCAGGACTCAGATCTTTTGACATGACAATGCCTGAAGAACTGAATCGCAGAGTTGCCGATGTTTGTTCTACACTGTATTTTGTCCCAACTGAAGAATCGGCCGTTAATCTTTTAGCTGAAGGGTTTTCAAGAAAAAATCTGTTTATCACAGGCAATACTGTTGTAGATGCTTGTTTTAGACATTTAAAAATTGCTGAAAAAAGAGGATTTGAAGACGAATCTCTTAAAAAGCTTAACATCAATAAAATGGACAATATTTTAACTTTAACAATGCACAGGGCCGAAAATGTTGACGACAGGGCAAGAGTGAGTGAAATAATTGGAGCTCTCAGAGAACTGGATGACATGAACATTATTTTTCCGATTCATCCAAGAACTAAAAACGCGCTTGAAAAGTTCGGTTTATTTGATGAATTGAATAATTTGGAGCACGTTCATATTATAAAGCCTTTAGGTTATTTGGATTTTCTGCTTTTAACTTCTCTTTCAACTTTGATTTTAACTGATTCTGGAGGTCTTCAGGAAGAAGCAATAATATTGAATATTCCTGCTTTGACTTTGAGATATAATACTGAAAGGCCGGAAACAGTAACTGCAGGAGGCAATATTCTCGTTGGCTGTGATAAAAAAGCCATAGTCGGCAATGCTTTAAAAATCATTAACGATAAAGGTTTTGCCGATAAAATGAAAAATGCAGTTAATCCTTATGGGCAGGGGGATTCTGCAAAATTAACCCTGGATGCAATAGAGAAATATTACTCAAGGGGCTTGTTAAATATTAGTGCTCCTGAAAACGTAATGCTTTCATTTTCAAGAAAAATGACAAAGATAGATGAAGGAATCTCTGTTGAAGAATTTGAAACTAAAGAGAATGCACTTGTTCACATGGTCTTTGACGGGGAAAGAATGATATTTCCGGATGACAAATTAAATTTAAACGGTATGATGGTTTATTATGATAAACGAGAATGA
- a CDS encoding ATP-grasp domain-containing protein: MINENDSILVFEYFTASGEKDKCIISEAEALISALLDDLKDFNIDLVINESYKNIASDYNNVNPILINQDIVFWLESNAEKFNKAIFISAENNNNLYNITKILEENDVKIYNSSSEACLKSSDKYETYEALPNFIPQPRSFRFKIDLKGYWKRAIENLHKKWQAEDPLTPLKLIIKPVMGVDCENIVVIEKIEDLTLDLDKIFKPGSRIIVQEYIEGLDISVSLICDGKKAIPISLNEQYVELKNDKGIYIGGKLPFESEHKEEAFDIATKAVEAIGGMKGFVGVDLLINADEKDVHSVYLLEINSRFTTPYVGLSKIANFNIAKTIVDLVDDNIDIDDVDMSLDGGVEFRKSGDSLEIRRI; encoded by the coding sequence ATGATAAACGAGAATGATTCAATTTTGGTATTTGAGTATTTCACTGCTTCTGGCGAAAAGGATAAATGCATAATTTCTGAAGCTGAAGCATTGATATCTGCGCTTTTAGATGATTTGAAAGACTTTAATATTGATTTGGTGATTAACGAATCCTATAAAAATATCGCCTCTGATTACAATAATGTTAATCCGATTTTAATCAATCAGGACATTGTTTTCTGGCTTGAATCCAATGCGGAAAAATTTAATAAAGCCATTTTCATATCTGCTGAGAACAACAACAATCTTTATAATATTACTAAGATTTTAGAGGAAAACGATGTGAAAATATACAATTCCTCATCTGAAGCCTGCTTAAAGTCTTCTGATAAGTATGAAACTTATGAGGCGTTACCTAATTTCATTCCTCAACCGAGGTCATTTAGATTTAAAATAGATCTGAAAGGATATTGGAAAAGAGCAATTGAAAATTTACATAAAAAATGGCAGGCTGAAGACCCGTTGACACCTCTCAAATTAATTATAAAGCCAGTAATGGGTGTTGATTGTGAAAATATTGTTGTCATTGAAAAAATCGAGGATTTAACTCTTGATTTGGATAAAATTTTCAAACCGGGGTCCCGAATTATTGTTCAGGAATATATTGAAGGATTGGACATCAGCGTTAGTTTAATCTGCGATGGCAAAAAGGCCATTCCTATAAGTTTAAATGAACAATATGTGGAATTAAAAAATGATAAGGGAATATATATTGGTGGAAAACTGCCATTTGAAAGCGAACATAAAGAAGAAGCTTTTGATATAGCAACCAAGGCAGTTGAAGCCATTGGGGGAATGAAAGGTTTTGTTGGTGTTGATCTGTTAATCAATGCAGATGAAAAGGATGTTCACTCAGTTTATTTACTGGAAATAAATTCAAGATTTACAACCCCATATGTTGGCTTAAGTAAAATAGCTAATTTTAACATTGCTAAAACAATAGTTGATTTGGTAGATGATAATATTGATATTGATGATGTTGATATGTCATTAGACGGAGGGGTAGAGTTTAGGAAATCCGGAGATTCCTTAGAAATCAGGAGAATATAA
- a CDS encoding hydantoinase/oxoprolinase family protein: MKVAGFDIGGANTDLAIIDFEGDEIKNIEVDFAYLPMWSNNDDLSGVLIELIEKICPVSEIDAVGISMTAELVDAYDTKKEGVLDIVGKCGETFLCPVAYVGIDGMLSEQEIIETPLKAAAANWVATAQIATLISDNCIFIDTGSTTTDIIPIKDGNECAIGKSDFDRSATGELVYTGTLRTNLASFLDKVELNGKEYRVASELFAQTADVYRVLELIGEEDYVCDTFDGEGKSKIDCAKRIARIVCADLEMLTFDDVVELSKFIHQKQVEQIADGLKQVVETQDLDLIVTTGLGKDILDKKAAEFLGLEVKSMGDFLTDEECVVAPAVGTAVMMNKYLN, from the coding sequence ATGAAAGTAGCAGGATTTGATATTGGTGGTGCAAACACCGATTTGGCAATCATTGACTTTGAGGGTGATGAAATTAAAAATATTGAAGTGGATTTCGCATATCTTCCAATGTGGAGCAACAATGATGATTTATCGGGGGTTTTAATAGAACTGATTGAAAAAATCTGTCCGGTATCTGAAATTGATGCGGTAGGCATTTCTATGACTGCGGAACTTGTTGACGCTTATGACACTAAAAAAGAGGGTGTTTTGGATATTGTTGGGAAATGTGGGGAAACATTTCTCTGTCCGGTAGCTTATGTGGGAATTGACGGAATGCTGTCTGAACAGGAAATTATTGAAACTCCCTTAAAAGCAGCAGCGGCCAACTGGGTTGCAACAGCACAAATTGCAACATTAATTTCCGATAACTGTATTTTTATTGACACTGGAAGTACAACAACAGACATTATACCTATTAAAGATGGAAATGAATGTGCAATCGGCAAATCTGACTTTGACAGATCCGCTACCGGTGAATTAGTCTACACCGGTACTTTAAGAACAAACCTTGCAAGTTTCCTTGATAAAGTAGAACTGAATGGAAAGGAATATCGTGTAGCCAGTGAATTATTTGCTCAAACTGCAGATGTATACAGGGTTTTGGAGTTGATCGGTGAAGAGGATTATGTCTGCGATACATTTGATGGTGAAGGCAAATCGAAAATTGATTGCGCTAAAAGAATTGCCCGTATCGTTTGTGCAGACCTGGAAATGTTAACTTTTGATGATGTCGTTGAACTGTCAAAATTCATTCATCAAAAACAGGTTGAACAAATTGCTGACGGATTAAAACAGGTTGTAGAGACTCAGGATTTGGATTTGATTGTTACGACTGGTCTTGGAAAAGATATTTTGGATAAGAAAGCAGCGGAATTTTTAGGTTTGGAAGTTAAATCAATGGGGGATTTTTTAACAGACGAAGAATGTGTTGTTGCGCCTGCTGTTGGAACTGCGGTGATGATGAATAAATATTTAAATTAA
- a CDS encoding CDP-2,3-bis-(O-geranylgeranyl)-sn-glycerol synthase translates to MAISIQTLLITCITTIYFILPAYFSNGSGLLFGGGLPVDFGKSDKNGVRWIGDGVTWRGLIAGTVIGIITGIVQGFIAPQVTAMFGQHITTPIITNIPDGILIGFLLGFGALLGDAIGSFLKRRIGIERGKSAPILDQLDFLIVAFILVSFVVKVDLFVIMLAIILTLVIHLIANTFAYLIGIKNVWY, encoded by the coding sequence ATGGCCATTAGTATTCAGACGTTATTAATTACATGTATCACAACAATTTATTTTATACTTCCAGCATATTTTTCAAATGGTTCCGGATTATTGTTCGGAGGAGGATTGCCTGTTGATTTTGGAAAATCCGATAAAAATGGTGTTCGTTGGATTGGAGACGGAGTAACATGGAGAGGATTAATTGCCGGGACAGTAATCGGAATTATAACCGGCATTGTGCAAGGATTCATTGCACCCCAAGTAACAGCCATGTTCGGACAGCACATAACCACCCCAATAATAACAAACATTCCGGACGGAATTCTAATAGGTTTCTTACTTGGTTTTGGAGCCCTTTTAGGTGATGCAATAGGCAGTTTTTTAAAAAGAAGAATCGGAATCGAACGCGGAAAGTCCGCCCCGATTTTAGACCAGTTGGATTTCTTAATTGTTGCATTCATTCTGGTTTCATTTGTTGTGAAAGTCGATTTGTTTGTTATAATGCTTGCAATTATATTGACCTTGGTTATTCATCTAATAGCCAATACCTTCGCCTATTTGATTGGCATAAAAAATGTCTGGTACTGA
- the tes gene encoding tetraether lipid synthase Tes has translation MKIKDTKSLCPDCGEPLSAEVFDENGKVFIKKTCEEHGEFINTYWGDDDLYYRADNYIPSVASVENPCVEDNASCPDNCGLCSKHETSTVLGLIDVTNRCNLRCPVCFANAAAAGYLCEPSQDEIRQMLKNLRNLKPSPTPAIQYAGGEPTVRKDIVELIAMAKGEGFTHVQIATNGIRLAKREHLARDLKEAGLNTVYLAFDGVTPEPYINNRGKDLLPFKLEAIENCRKAGLGIVLVPTLIKGVNDHQIGDIIKFAFDNNDIVYGVNFQPVSFSGRTPADQVEAQRITIPDFVQIIEDQTNGQVKTTDFYPPSAVEPVARFISALDGDDKPKVTLNCHQHCGVGTYVFREKTEGSGRDNLIPITHFVDVEDLFEKLDGYADKLIEGKFGARKRVLASATKSLPKLVHTGRAPENLDIAKILLNVFTKRSYDALGEFSKDAMLISCMHFMDPFNFDTDRVKKCVIHYATPDGRIIPFCTMNSIYRQSVEKKFSKPLKK, from the coding sequence TTGAAAATAAAAGATACTAAAAGTTTATGCCCAGATTGTGGTGAACCACTCAGTGCTGAGGTTTTCGATGAAAATGGTAAAGTTTTCATTAAAAAAACCTGCGAAGAGCACGGCGAGTTCATTAATACTTATTGGGGCGATGATGATTTATATTATCGTGCGGATAATTACATCCCATCAGTAGCTTCTGTTGAAAATCCTTGTGTTGAGGATAATGCCAGTTGTCCTGATAACTGCGGGTTATGTTCAAAACATGAAACTTCAACTGTTTTGGGATTAATAGATGTAACCAACAGGTGCAATTTAAGATGCCCTGTCTGTTTTGCTAATGCTGCAGCTGCAGGTTATCTGTGCGAACCTAGCCAAGATGAAATCAGACAAATGCTTAAAAACTTAAGGAATTTAAAACCTAGTCCGACTCCTGCAATTCAGTATGCCGGTGGAGAGCCTACTGTAAGAAAGGACATTGTAGAACTTATTGCAATGGCTAAGGGAGAAGGTTTTACACATGTTCAAATTGCTACCAATGGTATCAGATTGGCTAAAAGGGAACATTTGGCTAGAGATTTAAAAGAAGCGGGATTAAATACAGTTTATCTTGCTTTTGACGGAGTGACTCCTGAACCATATATCAATAATAGAGGTAAGGATTTGCTTCCATTTAAATTAGAAGCTATTGAAAATTGTAGAAAAGCGGGTTTGGGTATTGTCCTCGTTCCTACTTTGATTAAAGGTGTTAATGACCATCAGATTGGAGATATTATTAAGTTTGCATTTGACAATAATGATATTGTCTATGGTGTTAACTTCCAGCCTGTTTCATTTTCTGGAAGAACACCTGCCGATCAGGTTGAAGCTCAAAGAATTACAATTCCTGATTTTGTCCAAATCATAGAAGACCAGACCAACGGACAAGTTAAAACTACCGATTTTTACCCTCCGTCTGCAGTTGAGCCAGTTGCAAGATTCATATCTGCTTTGGATGGAGATGATAAACCTAAGGTTACCTTAAACTGCCACCAGCATTGCGGTGTAGGTACATATGTATTCAGGGAAAAAACCGAAGGGTCCGGTAGAGATAACTTAATTCCAATTACCCACTTTGTTGATGTTGAAGATTTATTTGAAAAATTAGATGGATATGCAGATAAACTTATTGAAGGTAAATTCGGAGCCCGCAAAAGAGTTTTAGCAAGTGCAACCAAAAGCCTTCCTAAACTGGTCCATACTGGCAGAGCTCCTGAAAATTTGGACATTGCTAAAATTTTATTAAATGTCTTTACTAAAAGGTCATATGATGCTTTAGGAGAATTTTCCAAAGATGCAATGCTCATCTCATGTATGCATTTCATGGACCCGTTCAACTTTGACACAGACAGAGTTAAAAAATGTGTTATTCATTATGCAACTCCTGACGGCAGAATCATTCCATTCTGTACTATGAATTCAATTTACCGTCAAAGTGTTGAAAAGAAATTCTCAAAACCTTTAAAAAAATAA
- the hacB gene encoding homoaconitase small subunit: MNIIKGKTWIFGENIDTDVIIPGRYLRTFNPQDLAEHVLEGERPDFTKNVQQGDIIVADENFGCGSSREQAPVAIKTAGVSAIVAKSFARIFYRNAINIGLPVIVSDIEAKDGDEISIDLSQGILINQTTGDKKTFEPFKEFMLDILEDGGLVNHYLNESD; encoded by the coding sequence ATGAATATTATAAAAGGAAAAACTTGGATTTTTGGGGAAAATATTGATACCGATGTAATTATTCCTGGAAGGTATCTAAGAACATTCAATCCTCAGGATTTGGCAGAACACGTTTTAGAAGGGGAAAGGCCGGATTTTACAAAAAATGTTCAGCAGGGAGATATCATTGTTGCTGATGAAAATTTTGGATGCGGATCTTCAAGAGAACAGGCTCCTGTAGCTATTAAAACTGCGGGTGTTAGTGCAATCGTTGCAAAATCTTTTGCAAGGATTTTTTACAGAAATGCAATTAATATTGGTCTTCCGGTCATTGTTAGCGATATTGAAGCTAAAGACGGGGATGAAATAAGTATTGATTTGTCACAGGGGATTTTAATTAACCAAACAACCGGTGATAAAAAAACTTTTGAACCATTTAAAGAATTCATGTTAGATATTTTGGAAGATGGTGGTCTGGTTAACCATTATTTAAATGAATCAGATTAA
- a CDS encoding HVO_0476 family zinc finger protein: MECPICGSYNIEILNSKQKSSKKKLMEEYLLKCEDCNHVFKDIFSAKKPKSYRMIISEQGKSHKTTIDLSPSDELKVGDVLLSNLGQVEVTSIEVGDKRVNKSKIEDINTIWANSTEIPARIGFSVDLHGEVDSYKLDLDRDFEIAPGDVVKIDKHIVKVHVIKTQDRKLTSGFAKAGVIKRVYSKPVKFNNFDYDLTKDIFKKTS; encoded by the coding sequence ATGGAATGTCCAATTTGCGGTTCTTATAATATTGAAATTTTAAATTCAAAACAAAAGTCTTCGAAGAAAAAACTCATGGAAGAATATTTATTGAAATGTGAGGATTGCAATCATGTTTTTAAGGATATTTTTTCTGCAAAAAAACCCAAATCATACAGGATGATCATTTCAGAGCAGGGCAAATCTCATAAAACCACTATTGATTTGTCTCCTAGTGATGAATTGAAAGTTGGAGATGTGCTGCTTTCAAATCTGGGTCAGGTTGAAGTAACAAGTATTGAAGTCGGAGATAAAAGAGTCAATAAATCAAAAATTGAGGATATCAATACTATCTGGGCTAATTCTACAGAAATTCCTGCACGTATCGGGTTTTCAGTAGATTTGCACGGTGAAGTTGATTCTTATAAATTGGATTTGGACAGGGATTTTGAAATAGCTCCAGGCGATGTTGTTAAAATCGACAAACACATCGTTAAGGTTCATGTTATCAAAACCCAAGATAGAAAATTAACATCCGGCTTTGCTAAAGCTGGAGTAATAAAAAGAGTCTATTCAAAACCTGTTAAATTCAACAATTTCGATTATGATTTAACTAAAGACATATTTAAAAAAACTTCCTAG